The following are encoded in a window of Mumia flava genomic DNA:
- a CDS encoding DUF3817 domain-containing protein → MTNSPAAPAPASHARTRTVFRVVAFAEALSWAGLLIGMYFKWIAETTEVGVKIFGPIHGGIFIAFVLSCFVAWRVFRWSLTTLALALLSSIPPFFTVVFEVLADRRGLLGTPGTGDADVQSASAKPSRQDA, encoded by the coding sequence GTGACGAACTCCCCCGCCGCCCCCGCGCCCGCCAGCCACGCCCGTACGCGCACGGTCTTCCGTGTCGTCGCCTTCGCCGAGGCCCTGTCGTGGGCGGGCCTGCTGATCGGGATGTACTTCAAGTGGATCGCGGAGACCACCGAGGTCGGCGTGAAGATCTTCGGTCCGATCCATGGCGGCATCTTCATCGCGTTCGTGCTGTCGTGCTTCGTCGCGTGGCGGGTGTTCCGCTGGTCGCTGACCACCCTCGCGCTCGCGCTGCTCTCGAGCATCCCACCGTTCTTCACCGTGGTGTTCGAGGTGCTCGCAGACCGGCGCGGCCTGCTCGGCACCCCGGGGACCGGGGACGCAGACGTTCAGAGCGCCTCGGCGAAGCCGTCGCGCCAGGACGCGTAG
- the yaaA gene encoding peroxide stress protein YaaA: protein MLVLLPPSEGKTVPTRGKRLDLDALSFAALTGVRRRIADALVELASSDPAKAADVLGLGPTQSEAIERDAALWTQPTARADTIYTGVLYGALDLPSLDPAARRRATRTLVFASGLFGLLRPGDRIPAYRLSGDTTLPGLGTLASQWRDVLGGVVAEQVGSGLLVDLRSGAYTALWKPAAPLRDRTATVRVLHEVSGRRSVVSHFNKATKGRIVRALLAEGAAPRTVAGLAEVLRDLGWHVEVDGRRLDVVVTEV from the coding sequence GTGCTCGTGCTGCTGCCGCCCTCGGAGGGCAAGACCGTCCCGACGCGCGGGAAGCGTCTCGATCTGGACGCGCTGTCGTTCGCCGCACTCACCGGCGTCCGCCGCCGGATCGCTGACGCCCTCGTCGAGCTCGCCTCGAGCGACCCCGCGAAGGCCGCCGACGTCCTCGGCCTCGGGCCGACGCAGTCCGAGGCGATCGAGCGCGACGCCGCGCTGTGGACCCAGCCCACCGCACGCGCCGACACGATCTACACCGGTGTGCTGTACGGCGCGCTCGACCTGCCGAGCCTGGACCCGGCGGCGCGGCGACGCGCCACCCGCACGCTGGTGTTCGCGAGCGGGCTGTTCGGCCTGCTGCGGCCCGGCGACCGGATCCCCGCCTACCGCCTGTCCGGCGACACCACCCTGCCGGGACTCGGCACGCTCGCCTCGCAGTGGCGCGACGTCCTCGGCGGGGTCGTCGCCGAGCAGGTCGGGTCCGGTCTGCTCGTGGACCTGCGCTCCGGCGCGTACACCGCGCTGTGGAAGCCGGCCGCCCCGCTGCGCGACCGGACCGCGACCGTCCGCGTGCTGCACGAGGTCTCCGGTCGACGCAGCGTCGTCAGCCACTTCAACAAGGCGACGAAGGGCCGGATCGTCCGCGCGCTGCTCGCCGAGGGAGCGGCTCCGCGCACGGTCGCCGGGCTGGCCGAGGTGCTGCGTGATCTCGGATGGCACGTGGAGGTCGACGGGCGTCGGCTCGACGTGGTCGTCACCGAGGTCTGA
- a CDS encoding NAD-dependent epimerase/dehydratase family protein, translating to MKVFFAGASGVIGRSALPLLLSGGHEVVGTASGVDGCAVITSLGAQAVPWSSRSQPVDDLVDLVRAAQPDVVVTAVTDLKRLTGFGRLDRSLASTNALRERVTAALVRSAATSGAHVVAASVAGWFSEGRTGRGPAPLLSGPPHDARETVAALRHLEEAVAVLGSHGTVLRFGALYGPGTSLGKGGSVLEDVAARRVPLVGSAGGMWSFCHVEDAGRAVALAVTERPGGTYEIVDDDPVPVREWLPELARLVDAPAPRRVPRWVVRLTVGPFAAHVMTAARGGSNVTARDVGFVPRYASWRDGFAEAL from the coding sequence ATGAAGGTGTTCTTCGCAGGGGCCAGCGGGGTGATCGGACGCAGCGCCCTCCCGCTGCTGCTGTCCGGCGGCCACGAGGTCGTCGGGACGGCGTCGGGTGTCGACGGCTGCGCGGTGATCACGAGTCTCGGCGCGCAGGCGGTGCCGTGGAGCTCGCGGTCGCAGCCCGTCGACGACCTCGTCGACCTCGTGCGCGCCGCGCAGCCGGACGTCGTCGTCACCGCGGTCACCGATCTCAAGCGCCTGACCGGGTTCGGCAGGCTCGACCGCTCGCTGGCGAGCACGAACGCGCTGCGGGAGCGCGTGACGGCGGCGCTGGTCCGCTCCGCTGCCACCTCCGGAGCGCACGTCGTCGCGGCTTCGGTCGCCGGGTGGTTCAGCGAGGGCCGGACCGGCCGGGGACCGGCGCCCCTGCTGTCCGGTCCGCCGCACGACGCGCGCGAGACGGTCGCGGCGCTGCGTCACCTCGAGGAAGCGGTCGCCGTGCTCGGGTCGCACGGCACGGTGCTGCGCTTCGGCGCGCTGTACGGGCCGGGAACCAGTCTCGGCAAGGGTGGGAGCGTGCTCGAGGACGTCGCGGCCCGGCGGGTTCCCCTCGTCGGCTCCGCGGGCGGCATGTGGTCGTTCTGCCACGTCGAGGACGCGGGACGAGCCGTCGCTCTCGCGGTCACCGAGCGGCCGGGCGGGACGTACGAGATCGTGGACGACGATCCCGTCCCGGTGCGGGAGTGGCTGCCCGAGCTCGCGCGTCTGGTCGACGCACCCGCGCCGCGTCGCGTGCCACGCTGGGTCGTGCGGCTGACCGTCGGGCCGTTCGCCGCCCACGTTATGACCGCGGCGCGCGGCGGATCCAACGTGACCGCGCGCGACGTCGGGTTCGTGCCTCGCTACGCGTCCTGGCGCGACGGCTTCGCCGAGGCGCTCTGA
- a CDS encoding helix-turn-helix domain-containing protein: protein MTAHRVAVVVPEDITLFELGVAAEVFGLRRPEMGLDWYDVRICTAAPGQVSAMGLLDAVVQHGPEAIDWAQTVVVPQCDTLERPAAPEVLEAIRRAYRRGARLVSYCSGAFVLAAAGVLDGRRATTHWKFTRRLVRDYPRVQVDPDVLYVDDGQVLTSAGTAAGIDLSLHIVRQDYGAKAARHISRTMVVAPHREGGQAQFVMTPVPPSSEEPDGITQTMEYALTHLEEDLDLESMARRAYMSTRHFSRRFREVSGTTPMRWLLHQRLSRARELLEDTNLSIDTIAAQTGFGSTVTLRQRFAKHLYTSPSAYRKAFRARVSPRLRQAAPSGPPAAATPGRGRARASDLRSAG, encoded by the coding sequence ATGACAGCGCATCGCGTCGCCGTGGTGGTCCCCGAGGACATCACGTTGTTCGAGCTCGGAGTCGCGGCCGAGGTGTTCGGCCTGCGACGACCCGAGATGGGTCTGGACTGGTACGACGTCCGGATCTGCACGGCCGCGCCCGGCCAGGTGTCGGCGATGGGTCTGCTCGATGCCGTCGTCCAGCACGGTCCGGAGGCGATCGACTGGGCTCAGACCGTCGTGGTCCCGCAGTGCGACACCCTCGAGCGGCCGGCTGCGCCCGAGGTCCTGGAGGCGATCCGGCGGGCCTACCGTCGCGGCGCGCGCCTCGTGTCGTACTGCTCGGGCGCCTTCGTCCTCGCCGCCGCCGGTGTGCTCGACGGCCGCCGAGCGACGACGCACTGGAAGTTCACGCGTCGGCTGGTCCGGGACTACCCGCGGGTGCAGGTCGATCCCGACGTCCTCTACGTCGACGACGGACAGGTGCTGACGTCGGCCGGGACGGCGGCCGGGATCGACCTCAGCCTGCACATCGTCCGCCAGGACTACGGCGCGAAGGCCGCCCGGCACATCTCCCGCACGATGGTCGTCGCGCCGCACCGGGAAGGGGGCCAGGCACAGTTCGTGATGACCCCGGTGCCGCCGTCGTCCGAGGAGCCCGACGGCATCACCCAGACGATGGAGTACGCGCTCACGCACCTCGAGGAGGATCTCGACCTCGAGTCGATGGCGCGACGGGCGTACATGTCGACGCGCCACTTCTCCCGCCGGTTCCGTGAGGTCTCCGGGACGACACCGATGCGCTGGCTGCTGCACCAGCGGCTGTCGCGGGCTCGCGAGCTGCTCGAGGACACCAACCTGTCGATCGACACGATCGCGGCGCAGACGGGCTTCGGGAGCACCGTCACCCTCCGTCAGCGCTTCGCCAAGCACCTGTACACGTCGCCGTCGGCCTACCGCAAGGCCTTCCGTGCCCGGGTCTCCCCTCGTCTGCGTCAGGCTGCGCCGTCCGGTCCGCCTGCCGCCGCGACCCCGGGGCGGGGTCGCGCGCGGGCGTCGGACCTGCGCAGCGCGGGATAG
- the adhP gene encoding alcohol dehydrogenase AdhP, giving the protein MRAATVREFRAPLEIDEWPVPEPGPGEALVRLRTSGVCHTDLHAAHGDWPVRPSPPFVPGHEGVGEVVALGDGVEHLAVGDLVGNAWLWSACGRCEYCRTGWETLCESQQNGGYSVNGSLGELMLVDATYAPRIPPGADLVEVAPVLCAGVTVYKSLRSTEARPGDWVTVSGIGGLGHVAVQYAVAMGLQVAAVDIADDKLELATRHGASLVVNARERDPVAVITDELGGTAGVVVTAVSPQAFEQAIGFAKRGGTISFVGLPPGTFPAPIFETVLKGLTLRGSIVGTRQDMVEALDFYARGLIHPTVSTRELGEINDVFDEMERGAIDGRVVIAY; this is encoded by the coding sequence ATGAGGGCTGCCACGGTCCGGGAGTTCCGCGCACCGCTGGAGATCGACGAGTGGCCGGTTCCGGAGCCCGGGCCGGGCGAGGCGCTCGTACGCCTGCGGACCAGCGGGGTGTGTCACACCGACCTGCACGCGGCGCACGGCGACTGGCCGGTGCGACCGAGCCCACCGTTCGTGCCCGGTCACGAGGGCGTCGGCGAGGTCGTCGCCCTCGGGGACGGGGTCGAGCACCTCGCCGTGGGCGACCTCGTGGGCAACGCCTGGCTGTGGTCGGCGTGCGGACGGTGCGAGTACTGCCGCACCGGCTGGGAGACGCTGTGCGAGAGCCAGCAGAACGGCGGCTACTCGGTGAACGGGTCGCTGGGTGAGCTGATGCTCGTCGACGCGACCTACGCTCCGCGGATCCCGCCGGGCGCCGACCTGGTCGAGGTGGCGCCGGTGCTGTGCGCCGGCGTGACGGTCTACAAGTCGCTCCGGTCCACCGAGGCCAGGCCGGGGGACTGGGTGACCGTCTCGGGCATCGGCGGGCTCGGCCACGTCGCCGTCCAGTACGCGGTCGCGATGGGCCTGCAGGTCGCCGCCGTCGACATCGCCGACGACAAGCTCGAGCTCGCCACGCGGCACGGGGCGAGCCTCGTCGTCAACGCGCGCGAGCGGGACCCCGTCGCGGTGATCACGGACGAGCTCGGCGGGACCGCGGGCGTCGTGGTCACGGCCGTGAGCCCGCAGGCCTTCGAGCAGGCGATCGGCTTCGCGAAGCGCGGTGGCACGATCTCCTTCGTCGGGCTGCCGCCCGGCACGTTCCCCGCCCCGATCTTCGAGACGGTGCTCAAGGGCCTGACCCTGCGGGGCTCGATCGTCGGGACCCGCCAGGACATGGTCGAGGCGCTCGACTTCTACGCTCGCGGGCTGATCCACCCGACCGTCTCGACCCGCGAGCTCGGCGAGATCAACGACGTGTTCGACGAGATGGAGCGCGGCGCGATCGACGGGCGGGTCGTGATCGCGTACTGA
- a CDS encoding zinc ribbon domain-containing protein — protein sequence MQGIDVALAQLSHRRANLPQIARLDQLRTERAEVDARRVQAQTRVSDLTADQEQADKEVANVRARRDRDQQRLDSGQVTNPKDLQSLQHELVALDRRIGSLEDAELEVMEELETAQAELDAATGDVAELDARITEETTELDKAASAIDADLAERRTERDATAQRVSDPLITLYDKVRAQHGGVGAAALRHKRCEGCRLEINGADLREIAATPDDEVLRCPECNRILIRTEDSDL from the coding sequence ATGCAGGGGATCGACGTCGCCCTGGCCCAGCTGTCGCACCGCCGCGCGAACCTCCCGCAGATCGCCCGCCTCGACCAGCTGAGGACCGAGCGCGCCGAGGTCGACGCCCGCCGGGTGCAGGCGCAGACACGGGTCTCCGACCTCACCGCCGACCAGGAGCAGGCCGACAAGGAGGTCGCGAACGTCCGCGCCCGCCGCGACCGCGACCAGCAGCGCCTCGACTCCGGCCAGGTGACGAACCCGAAGGACCTCCAGAGCCTCCAGCACGAGCTGGTCGCGCTCGACCGCCGGATCGGCTCCCTCGAGGACGCCGAGCTCGAGGTGATGGAGGAGCTCGAGACCGCGCAGGCGGAGCTGGACGCCGCCACCGGTGACGTCGCCGAGCTCGACGCGCGGATCACCGAGGAGACCACCGAGCTGGACAAGGCCGCGTCCGCGATCGACGCCGACCTCGCCGAGCGGCGGACCGAGCGCGACGCGACCGCGCAGCGGGTCAGCGACCCGCTGATCACGCTGTACGACAAGGTGCGTGCGCAGCACGGCGGGGTCGGCGCCGCGGCGCTGCGGCACAAGCGCTGCGAGGGGTGCCGGCTCGAGATCAACGGCGCCGACCTGCGCGAGATCGCCGCGACCCCCGACGACGAGGTGCTGCGCTGCCCGGAGTGCAACCGGATCCTGATCCGCACCGAGGACTCCGACCTGTGA
- a CDS encoding SDR family oxidoreductase → MPSLIVVGAGPGIGASVAAALSDAGDRVGLVARSRAGLEVVAQHLPRRRVRTARADVADARALDEALDTLLDAIGLPEVVVYNAGLIRADRPGELSDADHHRAWSVNVLGAARTAARIGPAMAARGRGTLLFTAGMPVPAASHTSLSLGKAGLRALVDLLADDLEPSGVHVAEVTVGGAVEAGGRYDPDAIATAYRALLDEPYGRWRRHVAYDGPAASTPAVRPPVRTGGG, encoded by the coding sequence ATGCCATCGCTGATCGTCGTCGGCGCCGGACCCGGGATCGGCGCCTCGGTCGCCGCCGCGCTGAGCGACGCGGGCGACCGGGTCGGCCTCGTCGCCCGCAGCCGTGCGGGCCTCGAGGTGGTCGCACAGCACCTGCCGCGCCGCCGGGTCCGGACCGCGAGGGCGGACGTCGCGGACGCACGCGCTCTCGACGAGGCGCTCGACACCCTGCTGGACGCGATCGGTCTCCCCGAGGTCGTCGTCTACAACGCCGGTCTGATCAGGGCCGACCGGCCCGGGGAGCTCAGCGACGCCGACCATCACCGGGCGTGGTCGGTCAACGTGCTGGGTGCCGCCCGGACGGCCGCGCGGATCGGCCCGGCGATGGCTGCTCGGGGACGGGGCACGCTGCTGTTCACGGCCGGCATGCCCGTCCCGGCCGCCTCGCACACGAGTCTGTCGCTCGGCAAGGCGGGGCTGCGCGCCCTGGTCGACCTGCTGGCCGACGACCTCGAACCGTCGGGTGTGCACGTGGCGGAGGTCACGGTCGGCGGTGCGGTCGAAGCGGGCGGCCGCTACGACCCCGACGCGATCGCCACGGCCTACCGCGCGCTCCTCGACGAGCCGTACGGACGATGGCGCCGGCACGTCGCCTACGACGGCCCGGCCGCGTCCACGCCCGCCGTACGGCCGCCGGTGCGCACGGGTGGCGGATGA
- a CDS encoding peroxiredoxin, with protein sequence MTIEIGTPAPDFTLKNQHGESVSLDKLRAEQPVLLVFYPFAFSGICTGELCEIRDNLAAFNDLGAQVVAISCDPMFALRAFADADGLEFSLLSDFWPHGEVASAFGVFDPERGCALRGSFLVDTDGVVRWKVENGLPDARDLGDYLNAVKEISG encoded by the coding sequence ATGACCATCGAGATCGGCACCCCCGCCCCCGACTTCACCCTCAAGAACCAGCACGGCGAGTCCGTCTCGCTCGACAAGCTGCGTGCCGAGCAGCCGGTGCTGCTGGTGTTCTACCCGTTCGCCTTCAGCGGGATCTGCACCGGCGAGCTGTGCGAGATCCGCGACAACCTCGCGGCGTTCAACGATCTCGGTGCCCAGGTCGTGGCGATCTCGTGCGACCCGATGTTCGCGCTGCGCGCGTTCGCCGACGCCGACGGCCTCGAGTTCTCGCTGCTCAGCGACTTCTGGCCGCACGGCGAGGTCGCGAGCGCCTTCGGTGTCTTCGATCCCGAGCGGGGCTGTGCGCTGCGCGGCAGCTTCCTGGTCGACACCGACGGCGTGGTGCGCTGGAAGGTCGAGAACGGACTGCCCGACGCACGCGATCTCGGCGACTACCTGAACGCCGTCAAGGAAATCTCTGGGTGA
- a CDS encoding Nif3-like dinuclear metal center hexameric protein produces the protein MSEPDVSVGDVVAALDTWYPPATADGWDAVGTSVGDPADPVRRVLLAVDPLRAVVDEAVAWDADLVVTHHPLLLKGVHSVATTTPKGRVVHDLIRHGIALHTCHTNADAPRGGVSEAMAHALGLTDVTPLEPASLDPLEVWTVYVPHAEAERVALAMHDAGAGALGDYDRARFTSTGEGTFRPNPGADPTIGEVGVQETVPETRVEMIAAARVREAVRTALVGAHPYEEPAYSVVATAALDDLERGSGRIGTLAEPTTVAGLAQRCVDALPGHGSAVRVAGDPDAVVRTLALCGGAGDFLLETARARGVDAYVTSDLRHHPVSELREHAGAPAVLDVPHWAAEWTWLPVIADRLRAAFTDVEVRVSEQVTDPWTFHLPSSRG, from the coding sequence GTGAGCGAGCCCGACGTGAGCGTCGGCGACGTCGTCGCCGCCCTGGACACCTGGTACCCGCCCGCGACCGCCGACGGCTGGGACGCCGTCGGCACGAGCGTCGGAGACCCTGCCGACCCGGTACGACGGGTGCTGCTGGCCGTCGACCCGCTCCGGGCGGTGGTCGACGAGGCGGTCGCGTGGGACGCCGACCTCGTGGTCACCCACCACCCGCTGCTGCTCAAGGGTGTCCACTCGGTCGCGACGACGACCCCGAAGGGCCGGGTCGTGCACGACCTGATCCGCCACGGGATCGCGCTGCACACCTGTCACACGAACGCCGACGCGCCCCGCGGCGGGGTGTCGGAGGCGATGGCGCACGCGCTCGGGCTGACCGACGTGACCCCGCTCGAACCCGCGTCGCTGGACCCGCTCGAGGTGTGGACCGTCTACGTCCCGCACGCCGAGGCCGAACGGGTGGCGCTCGCGATGCACGACGCCGGGGCGGGCGCGCTCGGCGACTACGACCGTGCGCGGTTCACGAGCACCGGAGAGGGCACGTTCCGTCCCAACCCCGGCGCGGACCCGACGATCGGCGAGGTCGGCGTCCAGGAGACGGTTCCGGAGACGCGGGTCGAGATGATCGCCGCCGCGCGGGTCCGCGAGGCCGTACGAACGGCGCTGGTCGGCGCCCACCCGTACGAGGAGCCGGCCTACTCGGTCGTCGCCACCGCAGCGCTGGACGACCTCGAGCGCGGCAGCGGGCGGATCGGCACGCTCGCGGAGCCGACCACCGTCGCCGGTCTCGCGCAGCGCTGCGTCGATGCGCTCCCGGGCCACGGGTCGGCGGTGCGCGTCGCAGGTGACCCGGACGCCGTGGTCAGGACGCTCGCCCTGTGCGGGGGAGCGGGGGACTTCCTGCTCGAGACCGCGCGTGCACGCGGCGTCGACGCCTACGTCACCTCCGACCTGCGCCACCACCCGGTCTCCGAGCTGCGCGAGCACGCGGGCGCGCCCGCGGTGCTCGACGTGCCGCACTGGGCCGCCGAGTGGACCTGGCTGCCCGTGATCGCCGACCGCCTGCGGGCCGCGTTCACCGACGTCGAGGTCCGCGTGTCGGAGCAGGTCACCGACCCGTGGACGTTCCACCTGCCGTCGTCGCGAGGCTGA
- a CDS encoding TMEM165/GDT1 family protein: protein MLYALLLSTAVIFVAELGDKSQLLALAFATRYRARDVLIGITVATAVVHLASVGIGYLVGEAFAEAQHWITLAAGVAFLGFAAWTLRGDELSAAEESKVRSSRGAAIWAVGGAFFLAELGDKTMLATITLATQEDWLGTWIGSTVGMVLADALAIGVGVLLGRHLPERVVRYGAAAAFAVFGVLLVIEGLVAA, encoded by the coding sequence ATGCTGTACGCACTGCTGCTGAGCACCGCGGTCATCTTCGTGGCCGAGCTCGGCGACAAGAGCCAGCTGCTCGCGCTGGCGTTCGCGACGCGCTACCGCGCCCGCGACGTGCTGATCGGCATCACGGTGGCGACCGCGGTGGTGCATCTCGCCTCGGTCGGGATCGGCTACCTCGTCGGTGAGGCGTTCGCCGAGGCGCAGCACTGGATCACGCTCGCGGCCGGGGTGGCGTTCCTCGGGTTCGCCGCGTGGACGCTGCGCGGCGACGAGCTGTCGGCTGCGGAGGAGTCGAAGGTGCGCAGCAGCCGGGGCGCCGCGATCTGGGCGGTCGGCGGTGCGTTCTTCCTCGCCGAGCTGGGTGACAAGACGATGCTCGCCACGATCACGCTCGCGACCCAGGAGGACTGGCTCGGCACGTGGATCGGCAGCACGGTGGGCATGGTGCTCGCCGACGCGCTCGCGATCGGGGTCGGGGTGCTGCTCGGCCGGCACCTGCCGGAGCGCGTCGTGCGGTACGGCGCGGCGGCGGCGTTCGCAGTCTTCGGTGTGCTGCTTGTCATCGAAGGCCTGGTGGCGGCCTGA
- the map gene encoding type I methionyl aminopeptidase translates to MTVLTPHTQSPRREVPASIPRPEYVGRPAPSPYDGPLVRSAEMIEAIRVASRIAAQALDVVEAAIAPGVTTDELDAVGHAFLLENDAYPSTLGYRQYPKSLCTSVNEVICHGIPDARPLVDGDIVNVDITAFVGGAHGDTNKTYLVGEVDDESRLLVERTHESLMRAIRAVKPGRQINVIGRVIESYAKRFGYGVVRDFTGHGVGPAFHDGLIVPHYDDPYADTVIEPGMTFTIEPMLTLGTIAWDMWDDGWTVTTKDKQRTAQFEHTLLVTDSGAEVLTVSGPEVAP, encoded by the coding sequence GTGACCGTGCTGACTCCCCACACCCAGTCCCCGCGGCGCGAGGTCCCCGCGTCGATCCCGCGACCCGAGTACGTCGGGAGGCCCGCGCCGAGCCCGTACGACGGGCCGCTGGTCCGCAGCGCGGAGATGATCGAGGCGATCCGCGTGGCGAGCCGGATCGCAGCGCAGGCGCTCGACGTGGTCGAGGCCGCGATCGCCCCCGGCGTGACCACCGACGAGCTCGACGCGGTCGGGCACGCCTTCCTCCTCGAGAACGACGCCTACCCCTCGACGCTCGGCTACCGCCAGTACCCGAAGTCGCTGTGCACGAGCGTCAACGAGGTGATCTGCCACGGGATCCCCGACGCCCGTCCCCTCGTCGACGGCGACATCGTGAACGTCGACATCACGGCGTTCGTCGGCGGCGCGCACGGCGACACCAACAAGACGTACCTCGTCGGCGAGGTGGACGATGAGTCGCGGCTCCTGGTGGAGCGGACCCACGAGTCGTTGATGCGCGCGATCCGCGCCGTGAAGCCGGGTCGCCAGATCAACGTGATCGGGCGGGTGATCGAGTCGTACGCGAAGCGGTTCGGGTACGGCGTCGTGCGCGACTTCACCGGCCACGGGGTCGGGCCCGCGTTCCACGACGGGCTGATCGTGCCGCACTACGACGACCCGTACGCCGACACGGTGATCGAGCCCGGGATGACGTTCACGATCGAGCCGATGCTGACGCTCGGCACGATCGCGTGGGACATGTGGGACGACGGCTGGACCGTCACGACGAAGGACAAGCAGCGGACCGCTCAGTTCGAGCACACCCTGCTCGTGACCGACAGCGGCGCGGAGGTTCTCACGGTCTCCGGCCCCGAGGTCGCACCGTGA
- a CDS encoding histidine phosphatase family protein, giving the protein MTAGAADGGAARNPMAGWRDAEAEPPTTLVLLRHGVTENTLAKRFCGSGGSDPGLSEEGRAQAARAAALISARGGADAVVASPLRRTRETAATVAEVVGRTVVTEELVAETAFGAWDGLTFAQVQERDPDGLDAWLGSTAIAPPGGESYDAVDARVREAFDRLVAAYAGRTVVVVSHVTPIKLFVRLALGAPMSAIHRLELQPASISTVRVWPDGIATVRELDLVP; this is encoded by the coding sequence GTGACGGCAGGCGCTGCGGACGGCGGCGCCGCGCGCAACCCGATGGCCGGCTGGCGGGACGCCGAGGCGGAGCCGCCGACGACGCTCGTCCTGCTGCGCCACGGCGTCACCGAGAACACGCTGGCGAAGCGGTTCTGCGGCTCGGGCGGGAGCGACCCGGGGCTGAGCGAGGAAGGTCGTGCGCAGGCGGCCCGGGCCGCAGCCCTGATCTCCGCGCGCGGAGGTGCCGACGCGGTCGTCGCCTCGCCGCTGCGTCGGACCCGTGAGACCGCGGCGACCGTCGCGGAGGTCGTCGGCCGGACGGTCGTCACCGAGGAGCTCGTCGCCGAGACGGCCTTCGGGGCCTGGGACGGTCTGACGTTCGCGCAGGTCCAGGAGCGCGACCCCGACGGGCTCGACGCCTGGCTCGGCTCGACGGCGATCGCGCCCCCGGGCGGCGAGTCGTACGACGCGGTCGACGCGCGGGTGCGGGAGGCGTTCGACCGCCTCGTCGCCGCGTACGCGGGGCGGACGGTGGTCGTGGTCAGCCACGTCACCCCGATCAAGCTGTTCGTGCGGCTCGCGCTCGGTGCGCCGATGTCGGCGATCCACCGACTGGAGCTCCAGCCCGCGTCGATCTCCACGGTGCGTGTGTGGCCGGACGGGATCGCGACCGTGCGCGAGCTCGACCTGGTGCCCTGA